The following DNA comes from Ricinus communis isolate WT05 ecotype wild-type chromosome 10, ASM1957865v1, whole genome shotgun sequence.
AAGTATGCATATGCATTTgtatatcaattaaaaaaagaaggtaAGAATCAAAACCATAATATGTCATTTTAGAAGGATATGGATGCCAATTTATTAGGAGCATGGTCCTATTtgacaataaataaaagataggGAAGAAAAACCTGTATAGAGCTTGAATGCAGTTGGGACACTCCTTTGTTTTATAACCCACCAAATCTCTGACTTATTGATGCTGTAAAGTCCTGGATCTATTATGATTGGCTTAGCCCTCTTGTTcctatcattttatttttcaatggTTAAAATGCCAATTTCCATGACAAAATATATAAGccacagaaaaaaaaaaacatagaaAGAATTTTTACAGTTTCCAGCCCAAGTGACTACTATGCTGAATGAAGTTGAGATCTCTTGGTAAGCCAGAAAAGGCATCAATTAGATCTGGAAACAAAATGTGGTCAAAATATCACATTGTTAGatagagaaagaaacaaattcaaTAGAAACAACTTCAATTCAACCAAAAAAAGATAACACATATTTGACAAAGAGAAATCTGAGGGGAAAAATCAAGATGTCTTGGCGATATTGGAGTACATATTGGtgctaatattaaaataaacaaatagaaaaaggcCACTCACCATACCATCTTGAGTCACCAGTGGATAATCAGAGGCACTAAGATTAATGAACCAATCCCATTTGCAAGTCCTCAATAAAATTGCCATTGCATGAAGAGTAGTAGCAAGCATAGTAGGACCTCTATAAGTAACCACATTTGATTTCCCAACAATCCAAACATTACCCACAAAGCTAAAAACTGGCTCTTCAGACACAAACTCAGATATTGCTTTATGCTCCACTTCTGGTGCATCAGAGTCCATATGAATCAGATAGTGATTCCCTGGATGGTAAAGTGCTTTTACGACTCTCATTAGCCTCTTCGAGTCACCTTTAGATGCTGATATTAAGTAAGCAAAGGTTACTGGGTATGGTTTATGGTCTTTTAACATGGTTAAGTTGATGACTGGTGTGAATCTTGAGATGGGTATGGTTAGTTTTGTTGGGATGTAAAATAAAGAGAGGAGAATTGAGGTTGCCATGaatataatagtaaaaattttGATACCCATTTCATGTGTGACGAAGAAAAAGATGTAAATATTGGATCTTTAACAGAGTGAACTGAAGGAGAAGAGATGAACTgttaagagagagagagagagagagagagagagagagatacaAGTTAGTTTAAGTGGTTAATGGCAGAGGAGTTTAAAAAGGAGAAGTGGGAATAATGGAAAGGAAGTGTGTGGAGAGTTGGACCTTGTTTTTGGGTTCCTTACTTTGAAGGGAAGGCCTCCAAATTGTCACTATATTACAGTTGGGATGAAActttccttttatattttttcagatGTAGTAGTTAGTTGGTGTGGAGACTTTAGTAAATAGTGCCATAGTGGAGGGTGCAAAATTGCAATATAAGTTGGGTTTCAATGAATGATTGAAGGGATTGGATTGTGTTAGGTTTTACAAATGGGACTCACTTAAATTGCAAAGGAAATGAGGAAGAACTTAATGATGAAATGTGGTCTAAATTTATTAGCAAAAGGTTgccaaataaaacaaataatccTTCATGGACTTAACTTTGAGTAGGTGGGTTATGGAATGGATCCTTCAAGCACTTCCACAGGCTCCATACTAATTACTTAAAGATTGGGTCCTTTTGGTAGTCTGTGGCCTTCATTTGGTCTTTGATCCAGACATTCCCTACCAAGGCCCAACCGGCTCCTAGCATTAACCACCACCAAACCCAAGTTTTGCTGGtataaaaataagtagaaGATTGTTTATCAAGTACCATATTTGCATTTATTGTTGGTGTGATTAATTTTGCAATTTCTGAAAGTCATAATTGATTGATTTCGAAAGGATATATGCTCTTTAAGTTGTTCATCAATATATGATTCTCAACTCCATGTGAATTATTTGTATCTCATTTTCATTCAAATAATTGGACTAACTCATTATTccagataaaaagaaaaataacaaacaaaaaaattataaattaattaagatgtGAAAATATTGGAATTTTACCCAAAATAAGTAGTATGTTTTATTTCCCAACTCTATTTTCTGAAGCACAATCTTAATGATATTTCTTGAACAAAACCTTACTGATATTATAATAGTAATCTAATTTCTTATCCTTCAATCTTTTGACTACAGAATTTGGACCActactaaaaaaaaagaaaatgtgacAGTTCCcttatcttattattaaagTTGCTCCtcaagtaattaaaaagattaaagaaaaaatgtgGCATGAATAGAGCAGGTTTCTGGTCAACATTGGAACTTCCAAAAATCAATCCGTAGCTTTTCTTTCTGATATTATCTAAAATTCAACTTAAGTTGCTGTCcatgaaattttttcttaagtaGATTTAGTCTGTTATgtcatttataatttaaattaacttaaatatataataatatgtgatattatttattaagtattatatttatattaattgatttttaattacatgtgattaataataataataaataaactaatcaGTGCAAACATAAcgttaaagaaaataagaatgtTGTTGATTGCACTCATTTCCAATTATTGACTataagaagaaaggaaagtgTAAAAGAGGCAACTTAAATTTGAGTGCACTTTTCATTAAACTTTTTGATCAATTATATCCTCATTTTCCCATAATTTCATGAAACagctaatataaattaaaatggatGGCACTTACTTTTTGGAGGATCATGTAATTGGAATTGGAATTtgatttcttcatttttttgtcAGAAGATGCTTTGCAATTTCTTATATACTGAAGACCATAGAAGTCCCACCTAATAGTAGTAGTTTATTCATTCACAATGACTTGCTAAGTCAATCGTTATAATGGAAGTCTTTGTTTAGCTAAAATACTTAGAATCAAACTAAGCTTAAAATATTCTCCTCAATGATAGTCTTATTGCAATTGAGTTCGATTCTAATTTatagataagaaaaaaaaaaagttaatttcaaccttattataaaattacctaataatttaattaaaacgcGATCACTCCTCTTTCCTCTTGATTAAACATTAAACAAGcatttagataataatttaagatttcCGTGTAAACTTGCAAGTTTCTCTTTACCATTAATAGTATCACAGACAAAAGAACTAAAATTAGTTAGTAGTTGAACCTAACAAACATACTTCGAATTAGAAGAAAAGGAGTTGGGTTTcacttgttttctttaattaaaacaaGCCTACATAAAATAGAGAACATAAAAGAAGCTCAACTAAATCATGAGGACTAACACATGAAAGAGGAGAGCACACAAAGACCCTCTCCAACACGTCACCATTGCTGACCTACCTTCTTTACTTGCCATGTCATCCTCCCACATCACCAAAACCAAAATCGACACACAATCTAATACGTGATCgaataaacttaataaaaatgattagtTGCAGACATGTGAAGGAGTAGGAGTAGGAGTCGCCTTGTTTCatgcaattctttttaaatcttttgttCAAAGAAACGAGTTTCTTCAGAGATTATGTGTGTGTATAAAGCCATAGCTTGACTTGTTCAAGGAGATTAATCGGGTTACGTTGGagaattctttcttttcttttaatcttttcattaTATAAATCTGTGATTTGTCAACCCCGTGGTTGGcaagaaagaaagtgaaagaaaaaccaggaaattttgttttaaacaaagaaagagtACTTGActaaaagatttgaaagagGGCAGCTATCAATGGAAAGAAATATAGAGTCCACTAGTATTGCTGCTGCTATTAATATGCAGAACTCCCTTATTCAAGTTCAAGAAAATAGATTTCCATCTATCAAGGTTCTTTCTTCCTCTCTCTCCCTTGACTTGAGCACAccatttctagtttttattttctgcctTCGTCGTCCTTCTCCATCAAGATTCAGTAATCTCTGCAAATTCTGTAActccttttcttgttttttaaCCTTTCTTTCGTAACAAACCCATCATTTTTCTTCTAAGTAATATTTTCGGgccatttccttttcttgcttCTTGGTTCTTGATCTGCTTCTCTTAAGCTAATTTCCTGTATATTGTGGATGTTTAGGATAGGACATCTACAACGAGTTGACTTTCTGATTTGTTTATCAAACTACTCTCTTTCTTCATTGCAGGTTCAAGAATCAACAGCCCATAACGAGACTGCAACAGTGGCGAGACAATTCAGCCAGAGGCTCTTCCGAGTCCTTTTTCTTGCACAGCTAATCCTAACAGCAATTCTAGTAATCTTCCTCACCATCCGTGGCCTCCTCTCTTCGCATAGCCACCACTTCCATCCCAAGAAATGGTATCCCCCACTCTTGTCTGCCACGGGAAGTGCTGGAATTGTGGCTTTCACTTGGCAATGGATCACCTTCCGCTACCCCTCGAGAGCTCTAAAAGCAGCATTTTGGTTTAGTCCCTTGCTAACATGTGCGGTTGGGATATTGCTTGTATTGATTGGCTCTGCTGCAAGTCTTGCTTTAGGTTCAGTTGCAGTTGTTTTTGCTGTCATTCAATCCCTTTATTCTTGTTGGGTGAATCCCAGATTTGATTATGCCATCAAGGTTCTATCAGTTTCTACAGCTTTCCCTCCTTCTAGAAATACAAAACTGGTCATTGTCGCCATCTTCACAAGCATTTTCTATTCTAGTTTCTTGGTGTCTGGGATAGGGGGAGCCACCATTACTGGAACTGAAATAGATATCTTCTTCATATTGGTGATCCTGCTAAGCCTGACATGGACTATGCAGGTGATAAGAAACGCATTGCAGGTTACAGTCGCACGTATCAAGTACATACACTTTTCATGTGGGGCAGACATGGATACAAGAGTTGCTTTAAGAGACACAGTCAAACACTTGATGGGGAGCATATCTATAGGCTCTGCCCTTGTCCCTATTCTTGCAGTCATTTGGGGCTCTGCGCGAGCGATTAAACGGGTTGCAGGCGGTACAGACGAGTTCTTGTTCTCTTGTGCTAACTGCTATTCTGCCATAGCCTCAACACTTGTGACCTATGGGAATAGATGGGGTTTTGTGCAGGTAGGAGTTTATAACAAGGGGTTCGTACAAGCATCCATGGATACATGGGAGATGTTCAGTAACAGGGGGTTGGAACCGCTAATTGATTCAGACCTTACAGGATCATTCTGTTTCCTGTCTGGGATAGCAGGAGGGGCTGTGTGCACCCTGGTTGGAGGAATATGGACACTCGCAGTTCATAAGAGCTATGCAACAGAAGTGTCAATTTATGCCTTCTTGATAGGCTATTTCATGGTAAGAGCTCGATCCCTACTTAAAGAACTACTAAGCAATGcttgtgaaaaaataaaattaaactgacCTAGTTTTTTATGTCCATAATCTTTTGTTCCGCAGTGTCGGATTGCAATGGCATGGCCGCAGGCATGCGTTTCAGCTTACTATGTGGTTTATGCAGAGAATCCACAGAGTCTACGGTTTGACCCAACTATTCCAGTTCGAATTCAAGAACTTCAGAGATACGGTGCTTAACATTCCGGAAGCATCTTTGACATGGTTACTAAAACCAGACATATGAATACAATGAATCTTCAAACTTGTACCACAAATACCACCCTAGAATGTATATTGATGCCTAACACCATGTGAATTTGTCAAGGGTAACTTTTGGTCCCATCTCACTGATATTGGAAATGAAATGAGTCTTCTTTTAGATCCAAAATTATCTCCAACTTTTTAGTTTCAGTACGTCTTGGAAGGGCCGGTGCAGATTATCTTCAAAATTTCACTCAGACCAAGTATATACTATgatcattattaaaaatccCACTATATCAGGTCAGgtcataaatattatatcataatGATGTATAGGCTATATCTTGATAACTTCATTGCAGCCATAATTTTGAATTCCATTATCATGTATGATGGTTATTATAAGGAAGGCAAAACGGCAAAAACATGAGCATCATCCACATTGTTTCAATATACCCAAGTGAATGAACAAATGGAAAAGCAAGAATTAAACTCATTAATTTGTCGACAATTCAATGCAGATAAAACCATTCAACAAGTAAATAAGCATGAATCATAGGGAAAGAATACCATTAAGAAATGAGaatcaaatacataaaaattttgaataaaatccaACCATACAATATCTAAAAATTACAGAAACAAATATGAACTTTAACATGtaaatattacattaaataaGGCTACAACAAAATCCAAGGAAGAAATGCAAACCATGCAGGTTATTTTGGTCCAAGATGCCCACGCCCACCACATTCTGAGCACATAATGTTACCTGTTCCTCCACAACCTAAAAAATCCACGGATATCACATAAGAATACTTATTTTAATGAATACAAGAATAAACCAAGATGACCAACAATCAGGTCATCTCATTTCTTCTCTTCCTTAGCAGCAATTACATTCAATCGCTGCTTGAGCTCCCGtacataaagaaatttaaatcatCATTCAAACTTCCATCTCGTAGGGATTCAAAATGGAATCTCACTCTAGACCTAACCCAATGTACTCCACTATAGAAcattatatatagtaaaaagaATTCACAAGAAGCAACACAACTTTTACAGGTTTTGCCATTTGATATTTATCTCGCGccaattctatatttaattcCCAAATGATAGAATACCTAAAATACCTAGATTATTCTAAGagtatgattaaataaataaataaaacttagaGACCTAGTCATTGGGTTGAGTGTCCAAGATTCATCAGTTCACAAGAAATTGTGACTCACTAGAACCCTAGCAACTTTGAACTTTACATATATGATCACACATGCTTTCAACAATATTATTTAAGGTGGCACCTAAGGTAGAACCTACTTATAAATCAGAAAAGAGTATTACAACACTTATAAGACCCTAATTCAAAACTTGGCCGATATAGAAATTGATGGAAatgaacacaaaagaaatacaTTGAAGGGAGACATAAAATGGAACTAAATCTAGTATAGGGGAGTACCTTAAATGAAATTTGCTTTTGATGATGAATGTCTTAATTCAATAGAATATACAACACAGATTTCTAAAACACAACCAGAAGTGAGTAGAGCCCCTAAGTGTACACTATTCCATATGTTAATAAACGTGTCAAGGATTACACACCAAATGGTAAGAGTAAAAAACATCAAATCCATTACCAAGGTCATTTGGTTTCCCGCACTGCAAGGTAAAGAATTTGATGCAGAATGTagatgataaaatataaactaaggGCCAACTTGGGAAAGATAGGAGTATAGTAGAGGTCACTTAGTTAACAACACACGAGCAAATTATATGCTAGCCCAGCAAACACCAATTAAAGAGAAGCAAATACCTAGGCAGCGGACTTTGACAATGATACCCTGGCTCTCCATTATGGAGTCTACATACAAGCCTGAACCAGAACAAGTGGTGCAAAGAACTGCACCTTTGGCCTGACAATCACCGCATCGAGGATTATCTCCAATTACTTTTTCAGCTAAAGATATACCAACTGGTTTCTCGATTATCTCTTCTGGTATAGGCTTATCATAACAAAAAAGAGATTCAAGGCTGCTTCTTCGTCTATGTGCATCTCCCACTGCCCTTGCTTCTGCCTGATACATAAAAACAGTTCCTCATTGAGGCATTTTCACTCATCAAAGAGATTATAACCACCAAATATTGAGCTCATACACAAACAAGcgtaaacaaaaaaaaaaaaaaaaaaaaggaagaagaaatcAACTAGTAGAACTTCATTTGGATAATGTTGCATTctcttcttcctttcattCAGCTATACTTGCATTTCCGTGGCCTTAAACAAAAGTAATTGCACgatgttttttatttggatAGAAACATGCAAAAATGATTCAGGTTAGTGTACCAACAAAGTAAAGATCAATTATATCCCCAGcttttattcatataaatttaaagattaaatatttacaGTATAAAACTGTTCCACGGAGTGAATTAACATAACAACAAATATCAGTAATTTAACACTCTATAGTTAATTGATTGCCCATATT
Coding sequences within:
- the LOC8286488 gene encoding uncharacterized protein LOC8286488, with amino-acid sequence MDSAMKIGLSIGLPSSSSSLKLSQHSQIKVYYGFQFCGNRFKRKTCAIGSNGSVSSSASHEAEARAVGDAHRRRSSLESLFCYDKPIPEEIIEKPVGISLAEKVIGDNPRCGDCQAKGAVLCTTCSGSGLYVDSIMESQGIIVKVRCLGCGGTGNIMCSECGGRGHLGPK
- the LOC8286487 gene encoding protein PNS1, whose translation is MERNIESTSIAAAINMQNSLIQVQENRFPSIKVQESTAHNETATVARQFSQRLFRVLFLAQLILTAILVIFLTIRGLLSSHSHHFHPKKWYPPLLSATGSAGIVAFTWQWITFRYPSRALKAAFWFSPLLTCAVGILLVLIGSAASLALGSVAVVFAVIQSLYSCWVNPRFDYAIKVLSVSTAFPPSRNTKLVIVAIFTSIFYSSFLVSGIGGATITGTEIDIFFILVILLSLTWTMQVIRNALQVTVARIKYIHFSCGADMDTRVALRDTVKHLMGSISIGSALVPILAVIWGSARAIKRVAGGTDEFLFSCANCYSAIASTLVTYGNRWGFVQVGVYNKGFVQASMDTWEMFSNRGLEPLIDSDLTGSFCFLSGIAGGAVCTLVGGIWTLAVHKSYATEVSIYAFLIGYFMCRIAMAWPQACVSAYYVVYAENPQSLRFDPTIPVRIQELQRYGA
- the LOC8286486 gene encoding beta-glucuronosyltransferase GlcAT14A, which encodes MGIKIFTIIFMATSILLSLFYIPTKLTIPISRFTPVINLTMLKDHKPYPVTFAYLISASKGDSKRLMRVVKALYHPGNHYLIHMDSDAPEVEHKAISEFVSEEPVFSFVGNVWIVGKSNVVTYRGPTMLATTLHAMAILLRTCKWDWFINLSASDYPLVTQDDLIDAFSGLPRDLNFIQHSSHLGWKLNKRAKPIIIDPGLYSINKSEIWWVIKQRSVPTAFKLYTGSAWTILSRSFAEYCIVGWDNLPRTLLLYYANFVSSPEGYFQTLVCNSEDYKNTTANHDLHYISWDTPPKQHPRYLGLKDYRRMILSSRPFARKFKKNDPALDKIDRELLKRYNGKFSYGGWCLGSGMRQKACSGIKGENYGVLRPGPGSRRLKSLLTKLISEKNFSKRQCR